The proteins below come from a single Nocardiopsis gilva YIM 90087 genomic window:
- a CDS encoding ferritin: MASTTKSADHGLSKFHRLLIDQVRHEFTASHQYIALAAWFDARDLPQLARVFYHQSLEERDHAMMIVRFLVDSDVSVSIPRVDEIQNDFDTPRDLVALALRQEREVTDQFHMLMKVARDENDYTGEQFLQWFLQEQTEEVAKMSTLLAVVDRSAGNLFDVEAFVARDMPDESGDGADAPSTAGPALT, encoded by the coding sequence ATGGCTTCCACGACAAAGAGCGCCGACCACGGCCTTTCCAAGTTCCACCGCCTCCTCATTGACCAGGTGCGTCATGAGTTCACGGCCTCGCACCAGTACATCGCGCTGGCCGCGTGGTTCGACGCCCGCGACCTTCCGCAGCTGGCCCGCGTGTTTTACCACCAGTCGCTGGAAGAGCGCGACCACGCGATGATGATCGTGCGCTTCCTGGTCGACAGTGACGTTTCGGTTTCGATCCCGCGGGTCGACGAAATCCAGAACGATTTCGACACGCCGCGCGACCTTGTCGCCCTGGCGCTGCGCCAGGAGCGCGAGGTGACCGACCAGTTCCACATGCTGATGAAGGTCGCGCGCGACGAGAACGACTACACCGGCGAGCAGTTCCTCCAGTGGTTCCTCCAGGAGCAGACGGAGGAGGTCGCCAAGATGTCGACGCTGCTGGCCGTCGTCGACCGCAGCGCCGGGAACCTCTTCGACGTCGAGGCGTTCGTCGCCCGTGACATGCCCGACGAGAGCGGCGATGGCGCGGACGCTCCGAGCACCGCGGGTCCGGCCCTGACCTGA